Genomic DNA from Desulfobacterales bacterium:
ACCATGCCGGCCCATTCTCCGGCCGGTCGGACATTTCCGTTGATCATCCAGGTGACCAGCGACCGACCGATCCCTTATTCGGTACTGCTCAAGGAATCCCTGCCCTTGGGCTGTACCCTGGTCAAAAGTGCGCCACCGGCAACCGTCCACAGCCGGACCACCGCCACGGCCAAGTGGATATCCCGCAGCCAGGGCCAGGGACTCACCTATGTCCTGCTGGTGCGTATCGCCCCGGAGGTTACCGCTGCCCGGCTTGAATTCTCCGGCACGATCACCTTGAAAAAATCAGGCAACCCCACTGCCATCACCGGGGCAACCACCCTTGTCATCGCGGATTTCCATTGGGCCGACACAGACCGGGACGGGATAATCAGCGACGCGGAGATCCTGGAGGCCTACGACCGGTACGATGCCCTGGACAAGATAGGCTATGACTGGGATCTGATCGATGAGATCTGGTCGGGCTCGGGCTACCGGTGGGATTCGAAAGGGAAACGCTTTGTGGTGATCCCCTGATCCGGCACTGGCACGGCGGATAAAAAAAAGACGGTTCTATGCCACTGTCCGGGCCGTGTCCGCCAGGACCCGGGGCTCGTCGCTCATCAGACCGTCCACCCCGAGCATGAGCAGCCGGGTCATCTCAGCCGGGTCATTGACGGTCCAGACATGCATCTCCACCCCCAGCCGGTGCGCGGCCCGGACCGCATCGGCGGTCACCAGGTCCATTCCCTGGTAATCCGGTGGAATCTGCAGGGCCTCGCCCGGCGGGAGATAACCGGACCAGTCGCCGGCCCGGAGCCGACCATAGAACTCCTCCACCTCGTTGAAGCTGAAGCTGGTTATCATCTCCGGCAGCAGCCGCCGGATGCGGGCCAGATTGCCGGCCTCGGCCGAGGCCAGCAGCACCCGGTCCGCGGCTCCATTCTCCTGCACGGTCTTTAAAACCATCTCCGCAACCTCCGGGTTATCCGGTTTGATCTCAATATTCACAAAAACCCGGGGCAGTCCGGAAAGCACCTCGGCCAGGGTGGGGACGGTAATCCCCTGGCCGCGTAAAGGGAAGGTGCGCCCCTGATCCTGGCTAAAGGTGGCGCCCGCATCCAGTTCCTTGATTTCCGCCAGGCTCAGCCCGGTTATATCCCCCTGTTGACCGCAGATACGCTCCATGGTCCGGTCATGGTGGACCATGACCATCCCGTCTTTACTGTTCCAGACATCCAGTTCCAGGTAGATCAGGCCGGCCCTGACCGCGTCCCGGAACGCGGGCATGGTGTTCTCCGGAAAACAACTGCCGCCCCGGTGGCCGAACAGGCGGGGCCGGGGCGGATCGAAAAAGCGCGTCTTCATGATCATCCTGCCCGGGCCTGGGCCCGGCCCCGCTCCACATCGACCCCGGCCAGGAGGATCATGCCGATAATAAAAAAAATGGTCAGGGCCAGGATGGAGAGCCTGACCGAACCGGTGAGATCAACGATCAAGGCAAAGAGCAAGGGGCCCATGATTGAGGCGAACTTGGCGGTAATGGCATAAAAACCGAAAAACTCAGCACCCTTGTCAGCCGGCAGCAGGGAGCTGAACAGGGAGCGGCTGACCGCCTGGCTGCCGCCCAGGATAAGGGCCACGCCAAAGCCGAGCAGCCAGAACTCCCACGGCCTGGCCATGAAATAGGCATACCCGGTGACAGCCACAAAGAGAACAAGGGCGATATGGATGGTGCGTTTGGCCCCGACCCGCTCGGCAAGGCGGCCGAACAGAAGGGTGCCGGGCATGGCCACGAACTGAATCATCAGATAACAGCCGAGGATCGCCCCCTGGCTCATCCGCAGTTCCTCCCTGGCAAAGATCGAGGCCACCACGATGATCGTCTGGATCCCGTCGTTATAAAAGAGGAAGGCGATCAGGAAGAGGAGCAGGTCGCGCCGGGCCGCGATCTCGGCAAAGGTCTTCAGGTAGCCGGCCGTCCCGGAATAACGGCCGGCCGGCCTGTCGGTGGCGCCGGCCGGCAGCAGGCGGATGGCCGGCAGGCCGAAAAAGAGCCACCACAGCCCGGTGAGCAGAAAACCGAAGCGGGTGGCCTGGCCCTGGTCGACTAACCCAAAAAATTTAAATTTCAGAATGATGCCGAAGACCAGTAAAAGCGCCAACCCGCCGCCCACATAGCCTGTTGCGAAACCCCGGGCCGAGAGACGGTCCATTTCCCCCTGATCGGCCAGGGCTGGCAGATAGGCATTATAAAAGACATTGCCGCCGGCAAAACTGATATTAGCGACAATAAACAGACCCGCGGCCAACAGATACCCGCCATGGCCGGCAGTGGCCAGGAGGGCGGTGGCAACGGAGCCGAGCAGACAGAACAAAAAAAGAAACCATCGGTGGTTCCCCCGGCGATCAGCCATGGCACCGAGCCAGGGCGCGCCCAGGGCAACGATCAGCATGGAGCAGGAGACCGCATAGCCCCACAGGGCGGCCGCCGGTTTGGTAAAGGAAAAACCGGGCAGGGAGATGATCGCCCCGCCCTCTGGGACCAGGGAAAGAAAATAAACCGGCAGTACCGCGGCCAGGCAGATGGTGGCAAAACCACTGTTGGCCCAATCGTAGAGACACCAGCCCAGCCAGGCCCTTTTTTTATCCGCTCCCTCCATCATCAGCGCTCATCGCCTTTTTTCGGGCCGTGAGCCGTCCATTCTTAAAAACCCTCCAGGGGGCATCCCTTGCATAGCGGCCGGTTCTTCTTGCAACACTCCTTGCCGAGCCGGACCAGGAGGGCATGATACTCGTTGAACAATCGAACATCCTTGGGCAGGGAATCCATGAAAAACTCCTGGATCGCATCATAGCCCTCCTCCTCGCCGATCAAGGCGTGACGGGAAAGGATGCGATGGGTATAGGCGTCCACCACAAAGACCGGTTTTCCGGCCGCATAGAGGATGATGGAGTCCGCGGTCTCCGGGCCGATGCCCTTGACCTTCAGCAACTGCCCCCTGAGGACATTCGTTTCCAGGGCAAAAAAGCCATCCAGCCCGTCCGGGTACTGGGAAACAATAAAATCGAGCAGATTCTTGAGCCGGGCCGCCTTAAGGTTGTAATAGCCGGCCGGTCTGATCTTGTCGGCAAGGGTTACCGCGGGCATCGCATGCAGGATCTCAAGGGAGAGCAACCCCTCTTGCTTAAGCGTGGCAATGGCCCGGCTGACATTGGTCCAGTTGGTGTTCTGGGTGAGTACCGCGCCGACCATCACCTCGAAGGGAGTCTCGCCCGGCCACCAGTGCTGGGGGCCGAACCGGTCGAAAAGGGCCTGATAGATGTCACTGACGGTGTTGGCCATACGGTTGATTCAATCGCCGAAACAGATCCCGATCTCCCGGGCGGTGAGTACCTTATCGCAATCCAGGGGGACCTGCTTGCGTGACTCTACCGCCTCGGCCAGGGGAACCGCGGTCATCCCCGGCGATGCCAGGGCCACCATGTGGTCAAAGGTGCCGGCCTCGGCCAGCCGCACCGCGGCGGCGCCGAAACGCAGGGCCAGCAGCCGGTCAAAGGTGGTCGGCGAGCCGCCCCGCTGCAGGTGGCCCAGCACCAGGGACCGGGTATCCTTGCCGGTACGTTTGCGGATCTCGGCCGCCACCCACTCACCGATCCCGCCCAGCAGCACCTCCTGCCGGCCCACCTCGCCTTCCTTGCAGATCTGTCCGCATTCCCCGCACCGGGCCCCCTCGGCCACCACCACAATGGCATAATCCTTGTTGTGGAGTTCATTGTCGTTGATCTTCTCGCAGACCTTGGCGATATCAAAGGTGATCTCTGGAATGAGAATCACATCGGCGTCTCCGGAGATCCCGGAGTTCAAGGCGATCCAGCCCGCCTCACGGCCCATCACC
This window encodes:
- a CDS encoding helix-turn-helix domain-containing protein, with amino-acid sequence MDDLFPGPTTMVQINGARVRQLRERKGLTQLYLATAVGVTTETISRWENRRYPSIKFDNAGKLAQALEVDLAAILQGPEDPPPDQAENRGAGEPATAPPAGPLPKKRHIPLSRVLLPAAALALGLLLFWWWPGRPVAPRITAVRTMPAHSPAGRTFPLIIQVTSDRPIPYSVLLKESLPLGCTLVKSAPPATVHSRTTATAKWISRSQGQGLTYVLLVRIAPEVTAARLEFSGTITLKKSGNPTAITGATTLVIADFHWADTDRDGIISDAEILEAYDRYDALDKIGYDWDLIDEIWSGSGYRWDSKGKRFVVIP
- a CDS encoding endonuclease III domain-containing protein, with the translated sequence MANTVSDIYQALFDRFGPQHWWPGETPFEVMVGAVLTQNTNWTNVSRAIATLKQEGLLSLEILHAMPAVTLADKIRPAGYYNLKAARLKNLLDFIVSQYPDGLDGFFALETNVLRGQLLKVKGIGPETADSIILYAAGKPVFVVDAYTHRILSRHALIGEEEGYDAIQEFFMDSLPKDVRLFNEYHALLVRLGKECCKKNRPLCKGCPLEGF
- a CDS encoding MFS transporter — encoded protein: MMEGADKKRAWLGWCLYDWANSGFATICLAAVLPVYFLSLVPEGGAIISLPGFSFTKPAAALWGYAVSCSMLIVALGAPWLGAMADRRGNHRWFLFLFCLLGSVATALLATAGHGGYLLAAGLFIVANISFAGGNVFYNAYLPALADQGEMDRLSARGFATGYVGGGLALLLVFGIILKFKFFGLVDQGQATRFGFLLTGLWWLFFGLPAIRLLPAGATDRPAGRYSGTAGYLKTFAEIAARRDLLLFLIAFLFYNDGIQTIIVVASIFAREELRMSQGAILGCYLMIQFVAMPGTLLFGRLAERVGAKRTIHIALVLFVAVTGYAYFMARPWEFWLLGFGVALILGGSQAVSRSLFSSLLPADKGAEFFGFYAITAKFASIMGPLLFALIVDLTGSVRLSILALTIFFIIGMILLAGVDVERGRAQARAG
- a CDS encoding glycerophosphodiester phosphodiesterase, with protein sequence MKTRFFDPPRPRLFGHRGGSCFPENTMPAFRDAVRAGLIYLELDVWNSKDGMVMVHHDRTMERICGQQGDITGLSLAEIKELDAGATFSQDQGRTFPLRGQGITVPTLAEVLSGLPRVFVNIEIKPDNPEVAEMVLKTVQENGAADRVLLASAEAGNLARIRRLLPEMITSFSFNEVEEFYGRLRAGDWSGYLPPGEALQIPPDYQGMDLVTADAVRAAHRLGVEMHVWTVNDPAEMTRLLMLGVDGLMSDEPRVLADTARTVA
- a CDS encoding ATP-dependent 6-phosphofructokinase; this encodes MRKIVISTGGGDAPGLNAVIYSVVKAATLRDWEVYGSRSGYKGLLDLDELVRLTPEKVEGIINTGGTILGSTNKGNPFSMPVENLAGELLIRDVSDRVMKNFQRMGFYCHIAVGGDGSLEIAHRFAQKGMPVIGVPKTIDNDLEATVMTFGFDTAVSTATEALDKLHSTAKSHDRVMVVEVMGREAGWIALNSGISGDADVILIPEITFDIAKVCEKINDNELHNKDYAIVVVAEGARCGECGQICKEGEVGRQEVLLGGIGEWVAAEIRKRTGKDTRSLVLGHLQRGGSPTTFDRLLALRFGAAAVRLAEAGTFDHMVALASPGMTAVPLAEAVESRKQVPLDCDKVLTAREIGICFGD